A single genomic interval of uncultured Sphaerochaeta sp. harbors:
- a CDS encoding extracellular solute-binding protein → MKKVILVLMVLMVMGSVIFAQASAETKNPVLRIITWSGYAPQELLDKFTEETGYKVEVTLSNNEEMISKLRATRGGGFDLAQPSQDRISSVVEQYGIYQPIDYARIETEQIDASLLEAVKKNTSVDGESYAVPHVYGTEGLVVNKALAPDVKDFKDLLDPKYAGRVSYRLKRPTLIGMGFSLGYDPFELYNDPEAYQDFLDEMEKVLIAGKPSVKTYWDNGDQLLQSLRSEEVWAASAWEQAGWKLHAENPNIDYFAPTSGALAWVDTFAIPAKSENLDAAYAYINFMLEPENAAFFTNRETYGTASKDAVNYLDPEIKANFTRGLPPEVLANINWYPTVPAGIEEMEGKTLDKVKAAR, encoded by the coding sequence ATGAAAAAAGTCATTCTTGTTCTCATGGTCCTAATGGTTATGGGCAGTGTAATCTTTGCCCAAGCATCAGCCGAAACGAAAAACCCAGTGCTACGTATCATCACCTGGTCAGGGTATGCCCCGCAGGAACTGCTTGATAAGTTCACAGAGGAAACCGGCTACAAGGTTGAGGTGACCCTCAGCAACAACGAAGAGATGATCAGCAAGCTCAGAGCAACCCGTGGCGGTGGTTTTGACCTTGCCCAGCCCTCACAGGACCGCATCTCCTCTGTCGTTGAGCAGTATGGCATCTACCAGCCGATCGACTATGCAAGGATCGAGACCGAACAGATTGATGCTTCCCTGCTTGAGGCAGTGAAGAAAAACACCTCGGTGGATGGAGAATCCTACGCTGTTCCACACGTGTATGGAACTGAAGGCTTGGTGGTTAACAAGGCCTTGGCACCGGATGTTAAGGATTTCAAGGATCTTCTCGATCCCAAGTATGCAGGAAGAGTATCCTACCGCCTGAAGAGACCTACCCTTATAGGCATGGGATTCTCTCTCGGCTACGATCCATTCGAGCTCTATAATGACCCAGAGGCATATCAAGACTTCCTTGATGAGATGGAGAAAGTCCTCATCGCTGGCAAGCCTTCAGTAAAAACCTATTGGGACAACGGAGACCAGCTGTTGCAGTCGCTCCGCTCTGAAGAGGTTTGGGCAGCATCAGCATGGGAACAGGCTGGATGGAAGCTTCACGCTGAGAACCCAAACATTGACTATTTCGCACCAACCAGTGGAGCACTTGCCTGGGTCGACACCTTCGCCATCCCGGCAAAGAGTGAAAACCTTGATGCAGCATATGCATACATCAACTTCATGCTGGAACCTGAGAATGCTGCATTCTTCACCAACCGGGAGACCTATGGAACAGCTTCCAAGGATGCTGTGAATTATCTTGATCCCGAGATCAAGGCAAACTTTACCCGTGGCCTACCGCCTGAGGTACTGGCAAACATCAACTGGTATCCGACCGTCCCAGCAGGAATTGAAGAGATGGAAGGCAAGACCCTCGACAAGGTAAAGGCTGCTCGCTAG
- a CDS encoding ABC transporter ATP-binding protein, translating into MDSALSVQNITKRFGDFTAVDQVSFEVEDGKFFSILGPSGCGKTTLLRMIAGFYKPDGGTILFNGKNMDGVAPNKRPVNLVFQNLALFPMMNVHENIAFGLRRRGEKGPGVDKKVRELLERVGLPESGKKQINQLSGGQKQRIAIARCLIMEPTVLLLDEPLGALDAKLREHMKVELKTLQSQVGTTFVYITHDQSEAMVMSDMVAVMNNGHFEQIGTPQQLYHEPKSSFVAQFVGNNNKLRVKLHSDQSGNTIARYADRYDFRLAQRFETATDSEEYDLFIRPEAVIINPGEGRENFQSLPVEVTSILFDGGNSRLLVKPLGTEEELVIALPQTREYDHIRSKDRIQVGWDLNKTVCFKRSDWKLYDEE; encoded by the coding sequence ATGGATAGTGCACTCTCAGTACAAAACATCACCAAACGATTTGGTGATTTCACTGCAGTTGACCAGGTCTCATTTGAAGTAGAGGACGGAAAGTTCTTTTCTATTCTAGGGCCGTCGGGCTGTGGAAAGACTACACTCCTGCGAATGATTGCAGGGTTTTACAAGCCTGACGGAGGAACCATCCTCTTCAACGGAAAAAACATGGATGGGGTTGCCCCCAATAAGCGGCCTGTAAACCTGGTGTTTCAGAATCTTGCACTTTTTCCCATGATGAATGTGCATGAGAATATTGCATTCGGGCTACGGCGAAGAGGAGAGAAAGGACCTGGTGTAGACAAGAAGGTCCGGGAATTACTGGAGCGGGTCGGTCTGCCGGAATCAGGAAAAAAACAGATCAACCAACTCTCGGGTGGGCAAAAACAACGCATCGCCATTGCACGCTGCCTGATCATGGAACCAACGGTGCTCTTGCTCGATGAACCCTTGGGTGCTCTCGATGCCAAGTTGCGTGAACATATGAAAGTGGAACTTAAGACACTGCAATCCCAGGTTGGAACAACCTTTGTGTATATCACCCATGACCAGAGTGAAGCCATGGTAATGAGTGATATGGTTGCAGTCATGAACAACGGACATTTTGAACAGATAGGGACACCCCAACAGCTCTACCACGAACCAAAGTCCTCATTTGTTGCCCAGTTTGTAGGAAACAACAACAAACTACGGGTAAAACTTCACAGTGATCAAAGCGGCAACACCATAGCCAGATATGCTGATAGGTATGACTTTCGTCTGGCCCAGAGATTTGAAACCGCAACTGATAGTGAGGAATATGATCTCTTCATACGCCCAGAGGCTGTGATCATCAATCCCGGAGAAGGGAGAGAGAATTTCCAAAGCCTTCCTGTAGAAGTTACCTCAATCCTCTTTGATGGAGGAAATAGCCGTCTTTTGGTCAAGCCTTTGGGAACTGAGGAGGAATTAGTGATTGCACTTCCCCAGACAAGGGAATACGACCATATCCGCTCAAAGGATCGCATACAGGTTGGTTGGGACCTGAATAAGACTGTCTGCTTCAAGCGCAGTGATTGGAAGTTATATGATGAAGAATAG
- a CDS encoding ABC transporter permease, whose translation MMKNRQHIKWGFLFFFLPVVLWLFLLIVLPHLELLRLSFSKANTGKFTLDNYLAFFKEPIYWLTFVRTAGYSIIVTFLVMVISLPVSFYISKIARGRMTGALMILILVPFWVSELIRVYGWMILLRESGILNHFLVSIGLFKEPVEMLYNDITMIMGLVYTSMLFMVVPVLGVMDDLDNSLIEAAYDLGASKISIWRTIIIPHCASGLVNGGIIVFMLVLGSYLTPNLMGGKNSLWFTEQIYNQIILYFNWNQGAAFGFLLLALSSLIIWVLLKLTKQNLKEVVK comes from the coding sequence ATGATGAAGAATAGACAACATATCAAATGGGGTTTTCTCTTCTTTTTCCTGCCCGTCGTACTCTGGCTCTTTCTCTTGATTGTACTCCCCCACCTTGAGTTGCTGAGGCTCTCTTTCTCCAAGGCAAATACTGGTAAATTCACCTTGGACAACTATCTAGCCTTCTTTAAGGAGCCCATCTACTGGCTCACCTTTGTACGTACCGCAGGATATTCGATTATTGTTACCTTCCTGGTAATGGTCATTTCCCTCCCAGTCTCATTCTATATCTCGAAGATAGCGAGAGGGCGAATGACCGGAGCACTGATGATCCTCATTCTGGTACCCTTCTGGGTCAGTGAACTTATCCGTGTCTATGGCTGGATGATTCTCCTCAGGGAGAGTGGAATCCTCAATCATTTCCTTGTCTCAATAGGTCTGTTCAAAGAGCCTGTTGAGATGCTCTACAATGACATCACCATGATCATGGGCTTGGTATATACCAGCATGCTCTTCATGGTGGTCCCTGTTTTGGGTGTAATGGATGACTTGGATAATTCTCTTATCGAGGCAGCCTATGACCTAGGGGCATCGAAGATATCCATCTGGAGGACCATCATTATTCCCCACTGTGCTTCCGGGCTCGTCAATGGAGGAATCATTGTATTCATGTTGGTCCTAGGAAGCTACCTGACCCCTAACCTGATGGGAGGCAAGAACTCCCTCTGGTTTACTGAACAGATTTACAACCAGATAATCCTCTATTTCAACTGGAACCAGGGAGCAGCCTTTGGGTTCCTGCTCTTGGCCCTCTCATCGCTGATCATTTGGGTTCTTCTCAAGCTCACCAAACAAAACCTGAAGGAGGTGGTAAAATGA
- a CDS encoding ABC transporter permease, which yields MIRSLPSSKKYRGGFTIFIILYFTFLFAPLLVTMILAFNDSMYPSLPWQGFTLDWFFGNGPDKYGIFHDQTNLRSLFTSFKVAIAVMIVSTFLGTCAAFLFEQENFRFKNALYFLMIAPLVIPGVILGISILMFSNTIGLFIENHLGIYVSFLGPGFPLVVLGQSSFISTIVALVVSARLKKFDHTLEEAAYNLGANKAEVLWFITLKYLRPSIIGGAAMAFLMSFENFNTTIFLVGSQATLPINMYMQVRDGSTPVINAISFLLILGTSIFAVVNLTKGNKKLL from the coding sequence ATGATCAGAAGCTTACCTTCCTCAAAGAAATATCGTGGAGGATTCACCATCTTCATCATCCTCTATTTTACTTTCCTCTTTGCACCGCTGTTAGTAACAATGATTCTTGCATTCAATGACTCCATGTACCCTTCCCTTCCCTGGCAGGGATTCACCCTTGACTGGTTCTTTGGCAATGGACCGGATAAATATGGCATCTTTCACGACCAAACCAACCTGAGAAGCCTATTCACCTCATTCAAGGTAGCCATAGCAGTCATGATCGTTTCAACATTCCTCGGAACTTGTGCGGCATTTCTCTTTGAACAGGAGAACTTCCGGTTCAAGAACGCACTCTACTTTCTCATGATAGCCCCCTTGGTTATTCCTGGAGTCATCCTCGGTATCTCCATCCTGATGTTCTCCAACACCATAGGGCTGTTCATCGAGAACCACCTGGGCATCTATGTTTCATTTCTTGGTCCTGGATTTCCTTTGGTGGTACTCGGCCAGTCCTCGTTCATCTCTACTATTGTTGCGTTGGTCGTCTCTGCCCGATTGAAGAAGTTCGACCACACCTTGGAAGAAGCCGCCTACAACCTGGGAGCAAACAAGGCGGAAGTGCTTTGGTTCATCACCCTCAAGTACCTGAGGCCTTCAATTATTGGTGGGGCAGCGATGGCTTTCCTTATGTCCTTTGAGAACTTCAACACCACCATATTTCTCGTAGGTTCACAGGCAACACTACCTATAAACATGTACATGCAAGTACGTGATGGATCCACCCCGGTGATCAATGCCATCTCATTCCTGCTCATTCTTGGCACTTCCATTTTTGCAGTGGTTAATCTCACCAAGGGGAACAAGAAACTGCTCTAG
- a CDS encoding GNAT family N-acetyltransferase, translating to MIETERLLLREMTQEDYPSLAAILQDEQTMYAYESPFSAEETQAWLDRNLARYRTDGFGLWAVILKDTGTMIGQAGLTWQSIGGSSDVLEVGYLFNRSYWGKGYAIEAARACKEYAFSTLNSSEVYSIIRDCNVASMNVAIRNGMLARGSFIKHYRGLDMQHLVFSVKREPSIT from the coding sequence ATGATTGAAACGGAACGATTACTCCTACGAGAGATGACCCAGGAGGACTACCCCTCCCTTGCTGCAATTCTTCAGGATGAGCAGACGATGTACGCATATGAATCTCCATTCAGTGCAGAGGAAACACAGGCTTGGCTGGATAGGAATCTTGCCAGGTACAGAACAGATGGATTTGGGCTATGGGCTGTTATCCTGAAAGATACTGGTACCATGATAGGGCAGGCTGGCCTGACATGGCAATCCATAGGAGGGTCATCAGATGTGCTGGAAGTTGGGTATCTGTTCAATCGCAGCTACTGGGGGAAAGGATATGCAATTGAAGCAGCAAGAGCATGCAAGGAGTATGCCTTCAGCACGCTGAACAGCAGTGAAGTCTACTCCATCATACGCGACTGTAATGTTGCTTCAATGAATGTTGCTATCCGAAACGGCATGCTTGCCAGAGGTAGCTTCATTAAGCACTACCGCGGATTGGATATGCAACACTTGGTATTTTCAGTCAAAAGAGAACCCTCAATCACCTAG
- a CDS encoding DUF4491 family protein, whose translation MSFQGILIGAAAFLIIGVFHPIVIKGEYYFGKRVWPVFLVVGILLVILSLWIENATLSAVVSITGFSSLWSIHELFEQEERVAKGWFPRNPKR comes from the coding sequence ATGAGTTTCCAAGGAATACTGATCGGGGCAGCTGCATTTCTTATCATTGGGGTATTCCATCCAATAGTCATCAAAGGGGAGTATTATTTTGGCAAAAGGGTATGGCCGGTTTTTTTGGTAGTCGGAATCCTGTTGGTTATTCTCTCCCTTTGGATTGAGAACGCCACGTTATCAGCGGTGGTCAGTATTACCGGGTTCTCATCCCTATGGAGTATCCACGAGTTGTTCGAGCAAGAAGAGCGGGTTGCAAAAGGTTGGTTTCCTCGTAATCCAAAGAGATAA
- a CDS encoding DNA-3-methyladenine glycosylase I translates to MNRCSWTGENPLLVEYHDKEWGVPLHDDQRQFEYLSMEVMQCGLSWLTVLKRREALRSAFDDFNVSKVAGYGDERVDEIMKMERMIHSPRKIRAIITNAKAFLPIQEEFGSFSSYLWGFTGNKTMEYPGHADGGIVIARNELSDIISKDLKKRGFTFLGSITIYAHLQAAGIINDHEATCFRYHQGG, encoded by the coding sequence ATGAACCGATGTAGCTGGACAGGCGAGAATCCTCTCTTGGTAGAATACCATGACAAAGAGTGGGGCGTACCGCTCCATGATGACCAGAGACAGTTTGAGTATCTGAGCATGGAAGTTATGCAGTGTGGACTGAGCTGGCTCACGGTATTGAAAAGACGGGAAGCCCTCCGCTCGGCATTTGATGATTTCAATGTCTCCAAGGTTGCTGGCTATGGCGATGAACGCGTCGATGAGATTATGAAAATGGAGAGAATGATTCACTCCCCAAGAAAAATCCGGGCAATCATTACCAATGCAAAAGCATTCCTACCGATCCAGGAGGAATTCGGTTCATTCTCATCATATCTCTGGGGGTTTACCGGGAACAAGACAATGGAATATCCAGGTCATGCAGACGGGGGTATCGTTATAGCCAGGAATGAACTCTCCGATATAATCAGCAAGGACCTCAAGAAGCGGGGATTCACCTTTCTTGGTTCCATCACCATCTATGCCCACCTGCAAGCTGCGGGCATCATCAATGACCATGAGGCAACTTGTTTTCGGTATCACCAAGGAGGTTAA
- a CDS encoding GGDEF domain-containing protein: MTLTKSRFDRKRIISIAIFVFVINMTSTLWFYFKGDLTGLSRFTVLMFIVVGLLIKSFTKMSFMQWSFTFLTTINIAMMIILSFHLGRLFPYPQYANTVFRFFLYLFVITMFRKHFLRTYQTVVSDWPVFSGLMICIFLNLSYFFFVTDDIMETLAINRWPMLLLVALSLSAYGTVFFSFRRFLAMLDLENENIKIHNETEILQKVAAKLEVYANYDALTGLPNRRIFFTKLETIVSKAKTNAIKCALLYIDLDSFKVINDTYGHEVGDRVLVTVGRRLLNCVRETDFVARLAGDEFAIIMQDIEDTNQAKQFAMRVHSVLQEPIAIDTITCSINASIGISIYPEAGDNGEALLRNADAALYEIKKHGKGGIGIYNHNVL, encoded by the coding sequence ATGACCCTTACAAAGTCCAGATTCGACCGTAAGCGTATTATCAGCATTGCAATCTTTGTGTTTGTCATCAATATGACCAGCACCCTTTGGTTTTACTTCAAGGGAGACCTCACAGGGTTGTCCCGATTTACTGTATTGATGTTCATCGTGGTTGGCCTTCTTATCAAGTCATTTACCAAAATGAGTTTCATGCAATGGAGTTTCACCTTTCTCACCACCATCAATATTGCGATGATGATCATCCTCAGCTTTCATCTTGGTAGACTGTTCCCCTATCCACAATATGCCAATACCGTCTTCCGGTTTTTCCTCTACCTATTCGTTATTACCATGTTCAGGAAACACTTCCTGAGGACCTATCAAACGGTTGTGAGCGACTGGCCCGTCTTCTCTGGATTGATGATCTGCATCTTTTTGAACCTATCCTACTTCTTCTTTGTTACAGACGATATTATGGAAACTTTGGCTATCAATCGATGGCCGATGCTCCTCTTGGTTGCCCTCTCCTTGTCCGCTTATGGCACGGTATTCTTCTCTTTCAGAAGATTCCTGGCCATGCTCGACTTGGAGAATGAAAATATAAAAATCCATAATGAGACAGAAATACTCCAAAAAGTTGCTGCAAAACTGGAAGTCTATGCCAACTATGACGCACTTACAGGCCTCCCCAATAGAAGGATATTCTTTACGAAATTGGAAACAATCGTTTCAAAAGCCAAAACAAACGCAATAAAATGTGCACTCCTCTATATAGACCTTGACTCCTTCAAAGTCATCAATGACACCTATGGCCACGAAGTTGGTGATAGGGTGCTTGTTACCGTGGGGAGACGACTACTGAACTGTGTCCGTGAAACTGATTTCGTGGCACGATTGGCTGGTGATGAATTTGCAATCATCATGCAGGATATCGAAGACACTAATCAGGCAAAACAATTCGCCATGAGAGTGCATTCCGTTCTGCAAGAACCCATAGCAATCGATACCATAACCTGTAGTATAAACGCTTCCATCGGCATCTCCATCTATCCTGAGGCTGGAGATAACGGGGAGGCATTGCTGAGGAACGCTGACGCTGCATTGTATGAAATCAAGAAACACGGCAAGGGCGGAATCGGGATCTATAACCATAACGTGTTATAA
- a CDS encoding RnfABCDGE type electron transport complex subunit D — MKIQKQQAMRTVLYALAPLCLAAIYFFGWRFIAILVVVGATGLLCEWLMARRYGFKITESLFVSCTLFALSLPPTIPLWIAAVGIAFGIIFGKMIFGGFGRNIFNPAITARAFVYISFGVPMTAAFVGNATQKGFFPAGLGSWISQADSVSAATPLVTGDASLLELFLGFTSGSFGETSAILILLGGLYIVFKKAANWKIVVASLTSFLLLQSVFWASGLQLATESGMKGVADPLTALLGGSFLFAAFFMITDPVSSSQTTDAGRWIYGAVFGILTVLIRIFANWVEGVTFAILLANMFAPLLDTLLKGAKAKKKLKKAEGGKA, encoded by the coding sequence GTGAAAATTCAAAAACAACAAGCAATGCGCACCGTACTTTATGCGCTTGCGCCACTCTGCCTTGCTGCAATTTATTTTTTCGGCTGGCGTTTTATCGCCATCTTGGTAGTTGTAGGGGCAACGGGACTGTTATGCGAATGGCTCATGGCACGCCGCTATGGCTTTAAGATTACTGAGTCCCTGTTTGTCTCATGCACGCTCTTTGCGCTCTCACTACCGCCTACCATCCCTCTATGGATCGCTGCGGTAGGTATTGCATTTGGAATCATCTTCGGAAAGATGATCTTCGGTGGTTTTGGAAGAAATATCTTCAATCCCGCAATCACAGCGCGTGCATTCGTGTATATCAGTTTCGGGGTTCCGATGACAGCAGCGTTTGTCGGCAATGCAACACAGAAGGGATTCTTCCCTGCCGGTCTTGGCTCTTGGATAAGCCAAGCAGATAGCGTTTCTGCTGCTACGCCTCTGGTAACCGGGGATGCTTCATTGCTTGAACTATTCCTTGGGTTCACCAGCGGAAGCTTTGGGGAAACCAGTGCCATCCTTATACTGCTTGGTGGACTGTATATTGTGTTCAAGAAAGCTGCCAACTGGAAAATCGTTGTTGCTTCACTTACCTCATTCCTGCTACTGCAGAGTGTATTTTGGGCCAGTGGGCTCCAACTAGCTACAGAGAGTGGGATGAAAGGCGTCGCTGATCCCCTTACAGCCCTTCTCGGTGGTAGCTTTCTCTTTGCTGCATTCTTTATGATCACCGACCCTGTCTCTTCTTCCCAGACAACAGATGCAGGAAGATGGATATATGGTGCTGTATTTGGCATACTCACTGTTTTGATTCGTATTTTCGCGAACTGGGTTGAAGGGGTCACTTTTGCCATCCTTCTCGCAAACATGTTTGCTCCCTTGCTCGATACCCTGCTTAAAGGGGCCAAGGCAAAGAAAAAGCTGAAGAAGGCAGAAGGAGGAAAAGCATGA
- a CDS encoding FMN-binding protein, with amino-acid sequence MKAKRTFYSERIYPILFMFAVTFFCILITSGLQLATQDRATANELAFTRRAILNAGGVAFENTTEGIEEAFKSKIDEQDGYYVADSDSGKRYIIPVEGPGLWGAITIMAGFEEDLSTFSGIAIVSQNETPGLGARIEEPWFTEQFRGKQAPFTLVEEGTADAPTEVDAITGATRTSEYFKNITNRAANDAKRIIGGE; translated from the coding sequence ATGAAAGCAAAAAGAACGTTCTACAGCGAGCGTATCTACCCGATCCTCTTCATGTTCGCAGTTACATTCTTCTGCATCCTTATAACCTCCGGCCTGCAACTTGCTACCCAGGATAGGGCAACAGCGAACGAACTTGCATTCACCAGAAGGGCGATCCTGAATGCCGGTGGTGTTGCATTTGAGAACACTACCGAAGGAATTGAGGAAGCGTTCAAGAGCAAGATAGATGAACAGGATGGGTACTACGTCGCAGACAGCGATAGTGGAAAACGCTATATCATCCCCGTGGAAGGACCAGGACTGTGGGGAGCCATTACCATCATGGCAGGATTTGAGGAAGATCTGAGCACTTTCTCCGGAATCGCCATTGTAAGCCAAAATGAAACCCCAGGACTCGGGGCTCGTATCGAGGAACCTTGGTTTACTGAACAGTTCAGAGGAAAGCAAGCCCCCTTCACGTTGGTTGAAGAAGGTACAGCCGATGCGCCAACTGAGGTGGACGCCATTACCGGGGCTACCCGCACTTCAGAGTACTTCAAGAATATCACAAACCGTGCTGCAAATGATGCAAAACGAATCATTGGAGGTGAGTAG
- a CDS encoding NADH:ubiquinone reductase (Na(+)-transporting) subunit D: MASKLLRKTFMEPLGKNNPVFVQILGICSTLAVTNKLQNTMVMTLGVMFTTALSSLTISILRNYIPSRIRMMVETMVIATFVIIVDIVLKAFYPEMWKQLGPYVGLIITNCIIMGRIEAFALQNKPMLSLVDGLASGLGYAYVLLAIAFVRELLGTGSLWGFQILGSWWTNWSIMIMPPGGFFVLAIIIWIIREKIMKEAKND; the protein is encoded by the coding sequence ATGGCCAGTAAACTGCTACGAAAAACGTTTATGGAACCACTGGGAAAGAACAACCCTGTGTTTGTCCAGATCCTTGGCATCTGCTCCACACTTGCAGTAACGAACAAGTTGCAGAATACCATGGTCATGACCTTGGGGGTGATGTTCACCACAGCCCTCTCCAGTCTGACCATTTCAATACTGAGAAACTATATTCCATCACGAATCCGAATGATGGTGGAGACCATGGTAATTGCAACCTTCGTCATTATTGTGGATATCGTCCTTAAAGCCTTTTACCCGGAGATGTGGAAGCAACTTGGTCCCTATGTTGGGTTGATCATCACCAACTGTATCATCATGGGTAGGATCGAGGCCTTTGCCTTGCAGAACAAACCCATGCTCTCTTTGGTTGATGGATTAGCCTCCGGTTTGGGCTATGCCTATGTGTTGCTGGCTATCGCATTCGTGAGAGAGTTGCTGGGAACGGGAAGCCTTTGGGGTTTCCAGATTCTTGGCTCCTGGTGGACAAACTGGTCCATCATGATCATGCCACCCGGCGGCTTCTTCGTGTTGGCAATCATTATCTGGATTATTCGAGAAAAAATCATGAAGGAGGCCAAGAATGACTGA
- a CDS encoding Rnf-Nqr domain containing protein — MTDSLMPFAVFFASIFTGNILLTNYLGMCSFLSVSKELKTSTGLGMAVIFVMATTTPLNWIVYQYLLIPYNLEYLRFIVFIIVIAAFVQLTEMTLERYSEPLYQSLGIFLPLITVNCAILGVSLFMVIREYTLLTSFFFGLGSGIGWFIAIIAMAGIRQKLKNAKIPPGLEGPGITLVIAGFMAMAFMGFSGMIAIS; from the coding sequence ATGACTGATTCATTGATGCCCTTTGCTGTTTTCTTCGCCTCAATTTTTACTGGGAATATCCTCCTTACCAATTACCTGGGGATGTGTTCCTTCCTCTCTGTCTCAAAGGAATTGAAGACTTCCACAGGACTGGGGATGGCAGTAATCTTCGTCATGGCAACGACCACTCCCTTGAACTGGATTGTGTATCAGTACCTGCTTATTCCATACAATCTGGAGTATCTCAGGTTTATTGTGTTTATCATTGTTATTGCTGCATTTGTACAGCTTACGGAGATGACACTGGAGCGATACAGTGAACCGCTATACCAATCACTGGGTATATTCCTCCCGCTGATAACGGTCAACTGTGCAATCCTGGGCGTGAGTCTTTTCATGGTTATCAGGGAGTATACCCTGCTTACCTCCTTCTTCTTTGGACTGGGAAGCGGAATTGGATGGTTCATCGCCATTATCGCAATGGCAGGGATTAGGCAGAAACTCAAGAACGCCAAGATTCCCCCAGGACTGGAAGGCCCTGGAATCACCTTGGTAATTGCCGGATTCATGGCCATGGCATTCATGGGATTCTCCGGCATGATCGCCATATCCTAA
- a CDS encoding 2Fe-2S iron-sulfur cluster binding domain-containing protein, which produces MVVTLLISIGIISLISVFLAILMVIADATIGNYGVVKISINDGSKELEVQGGQPLLKALNQEGVFIPSACGGRGSCGMCKVRVVSGGGDYLPTELPWISDEEKEKNVRLSCQFKVKQDVAIVIPEELFLVKEFKTTVESIRDLTHDIKEVRLRLKEPAEISAKAGQYIQFEVPEYELTDERVYRAYSMASSPDDKNHVELEIRLVPNGICTTYVHQHLKEGDEIIINGPYGDFFLRETDKHIIFIAGGSGMAPIKSMLLDMEKKGITRKASYFFGARSKRDLFLLDEMRALEEKMPNFTFIPALSEPQEEDNWDGEVGLITDVVRRMVSEGANSEAYLCGSPGMIDACIKVLDEVGVLPENIFYDKFS; this is translated from the coding sequence ATGGTTGTAACACTACTGATCAGTATCGGAATCATCAGTCTCATCTCAGTCTTCCTGGCCATCTTGATGGTCATTGCAGATGCTACCATAGGAAACTATGGTGTGGTGAAAATCTCAATCAATGATGGCTCGAAGGAGTTGGAAGTCCAAGGAGGCCAGCCATTGCTTAAAGCCCTCAACCAGGAGGGGGTTTTTATCCCATCAGCATGCGGAGGACGTGGCTCTTGTGGAATGTGCAAGGTAAGGGTTGTCAGTGGAGGAGGAGACTATCTCCCCACTGAGCTACCCTGGATATCCGATGAGGAAAAGGAAAAGAACGTAAGACTCTCCTGCCAGTTCAAAGTGAAGCAGGATGTAGCCATCGTCATCCCTGAGGAACTCTTCCTGGTCAAGGAATTCAAGACGACCGTAGAGAGTATCAGGGACCTAACCCATGATATCAAGGAAGTAAGACTTCGCTTGAAAGAACCAGCCGAGATTTCTGCAAAAGCTGGACAGTATATCCAGTTTGAGGTTCCTGAATATGAACTGACCGATGAGAGAGTCTACCGTGCCTACTCCATGGCCTCTTCTCCAGATGACAAAAATCATGTGGAGCTGGAGATACGCCTGGTGCCAAACGGTATCTGTACCACCTACGTGCATCAACATCTCAAGGAAGGTGATGAGATCATCATCAATGGACCATACGGTGACTTCTTCCTACGCGAGACCGATAAGCATATCATCTTCATCGCTGGCGGTTCAGGAATGGCCCCGATCAAATCGATGTTGCTTGACATGGAGAAAAAAGGTATTACACGAAAAGCCTCTTACTTCTTTGGTGCTCGCTCAAAACGAGACCTGTTCTTGCTTGATGAGATGCGGGCTTTGGAAGAGAAGATGCCGAACTTCACCTTCATCCCCGCACTCAGCGAACCGCAGGAGGAAGATAATTGGGATGGGGAGGTCGGCCTTATCACTGATGTGGTGAGAAGGATGGTAAGCGAAGGTGCCAATAGTGAAGCGTATCTTTGTGGCAGCCCAGGAATGATCGATGCTTGTATCAAGGTATTGGATGAAGTGGGCGTCCTCCCGGAAAATATCTTCTACGATAAATTCTCATAA